In the Caballeronia sp. LZ062 genome, one interval contains:
- the lpdA gene encoding dihydrolipoyl dehydrogenase, protein MSKEFDVVVIGAGPGGYIAAIRAAQLGKTVACIEKWKNPAGALKLGGTCLNVGCIPSKALLASSEEFENTSKHLADHGISVSDVKLDVSKMLARKDGIVEKMTKGIEFLFRKNKITWLKGHGKFTGKTDAGVQIEVSGEGETETVTAKNVIIATGSKARHLPGIPVDNKLIADNEGALSFDSVPKKLAVIGAGVIGLELGSVWRRLGAEVTVLEALPQFLAAADDSLAKEAAKQFKKQGLDIHLGVKIGEVKTTGNGVSIAYTDNHGNAQTLEADRLIVSVGRVPNTDNLGLDAIGLKANERGFIDVDDHCATSVPGVYAIGDVVRGPMLAHKAEDEGVAVAEIIDGQKPHIDYNCVPWVIYTEPEIAWVGKTEQQLKAEGREIKTGQFPMMANGRALGIGRAEGFVKMIADAKTDEILGVHIIAADASDLIAEAVVAMEFKAASEDIGRICHPHPSLSEVMREAALAVDKRALNM, encoded by the coding sequence ATGTCCAAGGAATTTGATGTCGTCGTGATCGGCGCGGGCCCGGGCGGCTATATCGCGGCGATTCGCGCAGCGCAACTCGGCAAGACGGTTGCGTGTATCGAGAAGTGGAAGAACCCGGCCGGCGCGCTGAAACTCGGCGGCACGTGCCTGAACGTGGGCTGCATTCCGTCGAAGGCGCTGCTCGCGTCCTCGGAAGAATTCGAAAACACGTCGAAGCATCTGGCCGATCACGGCATCAGCGTGTCCGACGTGAAGCTCGATGTGTCGAAGATGCTGGCGCGTAAAGACGGCATCGTCGAGAAGATGACGAAGGGCATCGAGTTCCTGTTCCGCAAGAACAAGATCACGTGGCTCAAGGGTCACGGCAAGTTCACCGGCAAGACGGACGCCGGCGTGCAGATCGAAGTGTCGGGCGAAGGTGAGACGGAAACCGTCACGGCGAAGAACGTGATCATCGCGACGGGCTCGAAGGCGCGTCATTTGCCGGGCATTCCGGTCGACAACAAGCTGATCGCCGACAACGAAGGCGCGCTCTCGTTCGATTCCGTGCCGAAGAAGCTCGCCGTGATCGGCGCGGGCGTGATCGGTCTGGAACTCGGCTCGGTGTGGCGGCGTCTGGGCGCCGAAGTGACCGTGCTCGAGGCGCTGCCGCAATTCCTCGCTGCAGCGGACGATTCGCTCGCGAAGGAAGCTGCCAAGCAGTTTAAGAAGCAGGGTCTCGACATTCACCTCGGCGTGAAGATCGGCGAAGTAAAGACGACCGGCAACGGCGTGTCGATCGCGTACACGGACAATCACGGCAACGCGCAAACGCTGGAAGCGGACCGCCTGATCGTGTCGGTCGGACGCGTGCCGAACACGGACAACCTCGGTCTTGACGCCATCGGCCTGAAGGCGAACGAGCGCGGCTTCATCGACGTGGACGATCACTGCGCGACGAGCGTGCCGGGCGTGTACGCTATCGGCGACGTCGTGCGCGGCCCGATGCTCGCGCACAAGGCGGAAGACGAAGGCGTGGCGGTGGCGGAAATCATCGACGGACAAAAGCCGCATATCGACTACAACTGCGTGCCGTGGGTCATCTACACGGAACCGGAAATCGCGTGGGTCGGCAAGACCGAGCAGCAGCTCAAGGCCGAAGGCCGCGAGATCAAGACCGGCCAGTTCCCGATGATGGCCAATGGCCGCGCGCTGGGCATCGGCCGGGCAGAAGGCTTCGTCAAGATGATCGCGGATGCGAAGACCGACGAGATTCTCGGCGTGCATATCATCGCAGCAGACGCGTCGGATCTGATCGCAGAAGCGGTCGTCGCGATGGAGTTCAAGGCGGCGTCGGAAGACATCGGCCGCATTTGCCATCCGCATCCGTCGCTGTCCGAAGTGATGCGCGAAGCGGCGCTCGCCGTCGACAAGCGCGCGCTGAATATGTAA
- the odhB gene encoding 2-oxoglutarate dehydrogenase complex dihydrolipoyllysine-residue succinyltransferase: protein MAIVEVKVPQLSESVSEATMLQWKKKPGEAVAQDEILIEIETDKVVLEVPAPSAGVLAQVIKHDGDIVTADEIIAKIDTEAKAGEAPAAAAAGDAEVKPAPQAEPAVASSSASAQATASATGGSVTGGATSPAATKILAEKGVSADQVSGTGRDGRITKGDALAAQAGAPAAAKAPAPAAAPAKAAKPSLPQVNAPASADQWLKDRPEQRVPMSRLRARIAERLLESQQTNAILTTFNEVNMAPVMDLRNKYKDRFEKEHGVKLGFMSFFVKAAVHALKKFPLVNASIDGNDIVYHGYFDIGIAVGSPRGLVVPILRNADQMSLADIEKKIAEFGAKARDGKLSIEEMTGGTFSISNGGVFGSMLSTPIINPPQSAILGVHATKERAVVENGQIVIRPMNYLALSYDHRIIDGREAVLSLVAMKDALEDPARLLLDL, encoded by the coding sequence ATGGCTATCGTAGAAGTCAAGGTTCCCCAGCTTTCCGAGTCGGTCTCGGAAGCAACCATGCTGCAATGGAAGAAGAAGCCGGGCGAGGCTGTCGCCCAGGACGAAATCCTGATCGAAATCGAAACCGACAAAGTCGTGCTCGAAGTGCCGGCGCCGTCGGCTGGCGTGCTCGCGCAGGTCATCAAGCATGACGGAGATATCGTCACCGCCGACGAAATCATCGCGAAGATCGACACCGAAGCGAAAGCAGGCGAAGCGCCCGCAGCCGCCGCCGCTGGCGACGCCGAAGTGAAGCCCGCGCCGCAAGCCGAGCCGGCAGTGGCGTCGTCGTCGGCGTCCGCGCAAGCGACCGCATCCGCGACGGGCGGTTCGGTCACGGGCGGCGCTACGTCGCCGGCCGCAACCAAGATTCTGGCCGAGAAGGGCGTGTCCGCCGACCAGGTGTCAGGCACCGGCCGCGACGGCCGTATCACGAAGGGCGACGCGCTCGCCGCGCAAGCCGGCGCACCCGCTGCCGCGAAGGCACCGGCTCCGGCCGCTGCGCCCGCGAAGGCCGCGAAGCCTTCGCTGCCGCAAGTCAACGCGCCCGCATCGGCTGATCAGTGGCTGAAGGATCGCCCGGAACAGCGCGTGCCGATGTCGCGTCTGCGCGCGCGTATCGCCGAGCGCCTGCTCGAATCGCAGCAAACCAACGCCATTCTGACGACGTTCAACGAAGTCAACATGGCGCCGGTCATGGATCTGCGCAACAAGTACAAGGACCGCTTCGAGAAGGAACACGGCGTGAAGCTCGGCTTCATGTCGTTCTTCGTGAAGGCCGCCGTCCACGCGCTGAAGAAGTTCCCGCTCGTGAACGCGTCGATCGACGGTAACGACATCGTCTATCACGGCTACTTCGACATCGGTATCGCGGTCGGTTCGCCGCGCGGTCTGGTCGTGCCGATCCTGCGCAACGCGGATCAGATGAGCCTCGCCGACATCGAAAAGAAGATTGCCGAGTTCGGCGCGAAGGCGCGCGACGGCAAGCTGTCGATCGAAGAAATGACGGGCGGCACGTTCTCCATCTCGAATGGCGGCGTGTTCGGCTCCATGCTCTCGACGCCGATCATCAACCCGCCGCAGTCCGCCATTCTCGGCGTGCACGCGACGAAGGAACGCGCTGTGGTCGAAAACGGCCAGATCGTGATCCGTCCGATGAACTACCTCGCGCTCTCGTACGACCACCGCATTATCGACGGCCGCGAAGCCGTGCTGTCGCTCGTCGCCATGAAGGACGCGCTGGAAGATCCGGCTCGCCTGCTGCTGGACCTGTAA